From a region of the Thermosipho melanesiensis BI429 genome:
- a CDS encoding putative DNA modification/repair radical SAM protein, with protein sequence MVLERKLKLLTEHAKYDVSCSFGTNERYVYYSKSVKKLRPILKVLFSNACVYDCAYCINRRSNNIERATFTVDELVEITTTLYKKNYVVGLFLSSAVIKDPNYTMKQMLKVVKQLRVKENFPGYIHLKIIPGADEKLVNEAGVFADRISINVEFLRKNDFYLLTPEKKPEDIQKPLSIAAEKYEEYFHQRRKYKIQPFSPDGQTTQLIVGISKQSDKKILSFASKLYRNYKLKRVYYSGYVAINKDKRLPNTSESIMREHRLYQADFLLRFYNFTLDEIFEDSENLDLNLDPKLRWALNHPEFFPIDISKASFDELIRIPGVGINKAKKIILLRKEGRLSFETLRKIGVFINNDFIVLKGKRVSAPLFNF encoded by the coding sequence ATGGTTTTAGAAAGAAAATTAAAATTATTAACAGAGCACGCAAAATATGATGTTTCGTGTTCTTTTGGAACCAACGAAAGGTATGTTTACTATAGTAAAAGTGTAAAAAAGCTAAGGCCCATATTGAAAGTGTTATTTTCAAATGCATGTGTGTATGATTGTGCATATTGTATTAATAGGAGATCTAACAATATTGAAAGGGCAACTTTTACCGTTGATGAACTTGTTGAAATAACTACCACTCTTTACAAAAAAAACTATGTTGTTGGCTTGTTTTTAAGTTCGGCGGTTATTAAAGATCCAAACTATACTATGAAACAGATGTTGAAAGTGGTTAAACAATTGAGAGTAAAGGAAAATTTTCCAGGGTATATTCATCTGAAAATAATTCCAGGTGCAGATGAAAAGCTTGTGAATGAGGCGGGAGTTTTTGCCGATAGAATAAGTATTAATGTAGAGTTTTTAAGAAAAAATGATTTTTATCTTTTAACACCGGAAAAAAAACCTGAAGATATTCAAAAACCACTTTCAATAGCTGCAGAAAAATACGAAGAGTATTTTCATCAAAGAAGAAAATACAAAATACAACCATTTTCACCAGATGGTCAAACCACACAGTTAATAGTTGGAATATCAAAACAAAGTGATAAAAAGATATTATCTTTTGCTTCAAAACTTTACAGAAATTACAAATTAAAAAGGGTGTATTATTCTGGATATGTTGCTATAAATAAAGATAAGCGCCTACCGAATACTAGCGAAAGTATTATGAGAGAGCATAGACTTTATCAAGCAGATTTTCTACTGAGGTTTTACAATTTTACTTTAGACGAAATATTCGAAGATTCTGAAAATTTGGATTTAAATTTAGATCCAAAATTAAGGTGGGCACTAAACCATCCTGAATTCTTTCCCATAGATATTTCAAAAGCATCTTTTGATGAGCTAATAAGAATACCTGGTGTGGGAATTAATAAGGCAAAGAAAATAATTTTACTGAGAAAAGAGGGAAGATTAAGCTTTGAAACGTTGAGAAAGATAGGAGTTTTTATTAACAATGATTTTATTGTGTTGAAAGGGAAACGTGTATCAGCTCCATTATTTAATTTTTAG